The following are encoded in a window of Castanea sativa cultivar Marrone di Chiusa Pesio chromosome 9, ASM4071231v1 genomic DNA:
- the LOC142610977 gene encoding uncharacterized protein LOC142610977: MEGDSMVNVTLENDNQGSSCDKERVDGDKVEEHNVGGLGNEEVETPVAGMVFASPEEVRNYYSKFAQREGFGIYRRSSRCRDDGKLNYFTLACARAGKRESTAKKKFSLRQSPKTNCKAKVNVALGSDGKFHLCHVILEHNHELSPGMFHSNRCKKSGGPRAQRRSKAKDPAEAIVHQDYPSLVGVAASCEILPSVEGVNVTKQLANGEKHHLFPNTGHPTSESTLNHLKRRNSALENSQNSQDVFKLALAKRAVELVKSGMVIGLGTGGTSLVIEELGKLIGEGKLKDIVAVGANYHSRLLAKQFGLRTVDLNDVDNIDIVFDGVDEVDFNKNLLKGGEAAHTVQKVVYSMANVCIILAEHTKVVHRLGSKFPVAVEVLPLATSPVSRRLIALGGVPEIRSALRKDGPVITDLGNMIIDVSFPNGIQNPAELEKNINVIPGVVDNGIVSGVATSVLVAVRDGGHVNVMNLEEFVEVVLGWRYATSTL, from the exons ATGGAAGGTGATTCTATGGTAAACGTGACATTGGAGAATGATAATCAAGGGTCTTCTTGTGATAAGGAGAGAGTTGACGGTGACAAAGTAGAGGAACACAATGTAGGAGGGTTAGGGAATGAAGAAGTAGAAACACCCGTGGCCGGGATGGTTTTTGCCTCTCCGGAAGAGGTTCGTAATTACTATAGCAAGTTTGCTCAGCGTGAAGGCTTTGGTATATACCGAAGAAGTTCAAGGTGTAGGGATGATGGCAAGTTAAATTACTTTACTCTTGCATGTGCAAGAGCTGGAAAGCGGGAAAGCACGGCAAAGAAAAAGTTTTCATTGAGACAGTCTCCTAAAACAAATTGCAAAGCCAAAGTTAATGTTGCACTTGGCTCTGATGGGAAGTTCCATCTGTGTCATGTCATTCTTGAACATAATCATGAACTGAGTCCAGGGATGTTTCATAGTAATAGATGCAAAAAAAGTGGGGGTCCTCGGGCACAAAGGAGAAGTAAAGCAAAAGATCCAGCGGAAGCAATAGTGCACCAAGATTATCCTTCTCTTGTTGGTGTAGCTGCAAGCTGTGAAATTTTACCATCAG TGGAAGGAGTCAATGTTACTAAACAGTTAGCAAATGGTGAGAAGCATCACCTATTTCCAAATACTGGCCATCCTACATCTGAAAGCACGCTCAATCATCTAAAGAGAAGAAATTCAGCCCTTGAAAACTCCCAAAACT CACAAGATGTTTTTAAGCTTGCCCTTGCTAAGAGGGCTGTGGAACTTGTGAAATCTGGAATGGTGATTGGACTGGGGACAGGAGGCACATCTCTCGTCATTGAAGAGCTTGGAAAACTAATTGGTGAAGGAAAG TTGAAGGACATTGTTGCAGTTGGAGCAAACTACCATTCACGACTTCTAGCCAAACAGTTTGGTTTGAGAACG GTTGATTTGAATGATGTTGATAACATTGACATTGTGTTTGACGGGGTAGATGAAGTGGACTTCAATAAAAACCTGTTAAAG GGAGGGGAAGCTGCTCATACTGTTCAGAAG GTTGTTTATTCCATGGCAAATGTGTGCATAATATTAGCTGAACACACAAAGGTTGTTCATCGGCTTGGTAGCAAGTTTCCAGTCGCG GTTGAAGTTCTCCCACTGGCCACATCACCTGTTTCAAGGCGGCTCATTGCTCTTGGAGGAG TTCCTGAAATTCGATCTGCCCTAAGGAAGGATGGTCCAGTTATCACAGATCTTGGGAATATGATTATAGATGTGAG CTTCCCGAATGGGATACAGAACCCAGCTGAGCTTGAGAAGAACATCAATGTGATACCGGGTGTAGTTGATAATG GCATTGTTTCTGGGGTTGCAACATCTGTGCTGGTTGCAGTTAGAGATGGCGGTCATGTCAATGTGATGAACTTGGAGGAGTTTGTCGAAGTTGTGCTTGGCTGGAGATATGCAACTTCTACCTTGTAA